In Flavobacteriales bacterium, one genomic interval encodes:
- a CDS encoding T9SS type A sorting domain-containing protein, with amino-acid sequence MHDIRILRRSIPLLLTFVTLLVTSATDAQHDCKTTKQGSGLFQAKAGGAPALWPLDILHQVIALDLTMANTIAGHCTIIAVPRAEGTSNFPLDLLTLTVDSVTDINGNLTFTQSGEVLDIDLGGSFGTNDTLELTVHYQGDPTTDVSGFGGFYMGTIMYNLGVAFTSIPHSYGRAWFPCVDNFTERNSYEFLIKTRGANRSWCNGTLLSEIPLGGDTILLHWSIAETMPSYLASVAASNYVPVHDQYMSTTGAMIPVELVARAQDTTAMKNSFLHLPDAFSHFEEWFGPYRWNKVGYVLTPQGAMEHATSIHYPSSIADGSLQYEDIMAHELAHHWFGDLVTCDRAEEMYINEGFAEYLSYLFLEDVYGRERYMTTVKKNHRAMVHRAHILDEDWLTLSDIPQQWTYGEHVYNKGADVAHALRGYLGDALFVQGFTSFLETYAFQSVNTSLLRDHLTQETGMDMTDFFNDYIDQPGWAAFEVDSFRVEQVVGGVWPTNVFVEQKQRGPSSPYNNVPITVTCYDVNGAGWDSPQQLFGGTNSSAIVLPPFEPVAVVLNADELISLAITLDADTMESPGILNSVNSDLRVTVANMPTPTPIVVQEYWVAADPEVDETFAFVVSPDRYWRVTAQLPVGAELTGRINYDGRDIISGALDIGLMNDYNGVAFTEDSLVVLYRPSARVAWTLHPDQTLNTIGSATNKTGRIDINDLQAGEYTLAWRKSAVSVSENAREAVWSIFPNPATNRVLVRTDMNSPNGVIELLDQRGALIRQLTISENVLVFPLEGVSAGTYMLRFASKGTRTNVGPLVITE; translated from the coding sequence ATGCATGATATTCGGATCCTCCGCAGATCAATCCCACTCTTATTGACATTCGTTACGCTGCTTGTAACATCCGCCACTGACGCCCAACATGACTGCAAGACCACAAAACAAGGGTCTGGCTTATTCCAAGCCAAAGCAGGTGGGGCACCTGCTTTGTGGCCATTGGATATCCTTCATCAAGTGATCGCGCTTGACCTAACGATGGCGAACACCATTGCTGGCCATTGCACCATTATTGCAGTTCCTCGCGCAGAAGGCACCTCCAACTTCCCTCTGGACCTATTGACACTGACCGTGGATTCCGTAACGGACATCAATGGCAATTTGACATTCACGCAGTCAGGTGAAGTACTCGACATAGATCTTGGTGGCAGTTTCGGAACCAACGATACACTGGAACTGACCGTTCATTACCAAGGTGACCCTACAACGGATGTGAGTGGTTTCGGCGGATTCTACATGGGCACCATAATGTACAATTTAGGTGTAGCGTTCACCAGCATTCCCCATTCATATGGCCGAGCCTGGTTCCCTTGTGTCGACAATTTCACGGAACGGAACTCCTATGAGTTCCTGATAAAGACCCGTGGTGCGAATAGATCCTGGTGTAACGGCACACTGTTGTCTGAAATACCATTGGGCGGTGATACCATTCTGCTCCATTGGAGCATTGCTGAAACCATGCCGAGCTACTTAGCAAGTGTTGCGGCATCCAATTATGTTCCGGTGCATGATCAATACATGAGTACGACGGGCGCTATGATCCCTGTAGAACTCGTTGCCAGAGCACAGGATACAACGGCCATGAAGAATTCATTCCTGCACCTACCAGATGCATTCTCACATTTCGAGGAATGGTTCGGGCCGTACCGCTGGAACAAGGTCGGGTATGTACTGACCCCACAGGGAGCCATGGAACATGCTACGAGCATCCACTACCCTAGCTCCATTGCGGATGGGTCATTGCAGTATGAAGATATCATGGCCCATGAACTTGCGCATCATTGGTTCGGTGATCTTGTGACCTGCGATCGCGCAGAAGAGATGTACATCAATGAAGGGTTTGCCGAGTACTTGAGCTATTTGTTCCTAGAGGATGTGTATGGGAGGGAACGCTATATGACCACTGTGAAAAAGAACCACCGAGCAATGGTGCATCGTGCACATATTCTGGACGAGGATTGGTTAACCTTATCGGATATTCCGCAACAATGGACCTATGGTGAGCATGTGTATAACAAAGGCGCGGATGTTGCTCATGCGCTCCGTGGTTATTTGGGTGACGCGCTCTTCGTTCAAGGATTCACCAGCTTCCTTGAGACCTATGCATTTCAATCGGTGAATACATCGTTGCTCCGGGACCATCTCACACAGGAAACCGGCATGGATATGACCGATTTCTTCAATGATTATATCGATCAACCTGGCTGGGCGGCATTTGAGGTAGACTCATTCAGGGTTGAACAAGTTGTCGGTGGCGTTTGGCCAACGAATGTCTTCGTTGAACAGAAACAACGCGGACCTTCCTCCCCATACAACAATGTACCGATCACCGTAACGTGTTACGACGTGAACGGTGCTGGATGGGACTCTCCACAACAGCTTTTCGGTGGAACGAATTCTTCAGCAATAGTATTACCACCTTTCGAACCGGTCGCAGTTGTGCTGAATGCCGATGAACTGATCAGTCTGGCGATCACATTGGATGCTGACACGATGGAAAGTCCGGGAATATTGAACAGCGTGAATAGTGATCTGCGCGTCACAGTGGCTAACATGCCTACACCGACACCGATCGTCGTACAAGAGTATTGGGTAGCCGCAGATCCTGAAGTCGATGAAACTTTTGCTTTTGTGGTATCACCGGACCGCTATTGGCGCGTAACGGCACAACTGCCTGTTGGAGCGGAACTCACCGGACGGATCAATTACGACGGGAGAGATATCATTTCAGGTGCACTGGATATTGGTCTGATGAACGACTACAATGGTGTGGCGTTCACTGAGGACAGCTTGGTGGTGCTCTACCGACCAAGCGCACGCGTCGCTTGGACCCTTCACCCGGACCAAACACTGAACACGATCGGAAGTGCAACGAATAAAACCGGCCGGATCGACATCAATGACCTACAAGCCGGTGAATACACATTGGCTTGGCGAAAGAGTGCCGTTAGTGTTAGCGAAAATGCTCGTGAAGCGGTATGGTCGATCTTCCCGAATCCTGCAACGAACAGGGTCTTGGTAAGGACCGATATGAATTCACCGAACGGCGTGATCGAACTGCTGGACCAACGGGGAGCTTTGATCAGGCAACTAACAATTTCAGAGAACGTGCTGGTCTTTCCCCTTGAAGGTGTTAGTGCAGGAACCTATATGTTGCGCTTCGCATCCAAAGGAACTCGAACCAACGTCGGGCCTTTGGTGATCACAGAGTAA